Proteins encoded together in one Litoribrevibacter albus window:
- a CDS encoding glycosyl transferase family protein translates to MSKKPFPIERDEHPFAQYVRILGKGRRGSRSFTQEEAYHAMRMILSDEVEDVQLGAFLMLLRVKEESAEELAGFVQAVKEHLNVQTTVTPDLDWSSYAGKRRHLPWFVLSVLLLADNDYKVFMHGASGHTIGRIYTESVLNYLDLPVTTDFQSAEQALNQHNFCYLPLSSFCPTLHKIIELRNTLGLRSPVHSLSRLINPLNAPNVVQGIFHPGYNPVHQKAGQLLGYEKLAVIKGEGGEIERNPDAKVEVRSSINDQLVEEVWPPLFEQRHVRPDELDIDLLPKLWKGQIQDEYAEMAVIGTTAFALRLMHHEELDQKAALSRATEFWQTRNKTLL, encoded by the coding sequence ATGAGTAAGAAACCATTTCCCATTGAACGCGATGAACACCCTTTTGCCCAATACGTCCGAATCTTAGGAAAAGGCCGCAGGGGCAGTCGCTCATTTACTCAGGAAGAAGCCTACCACGCAATGCGTATGATTCTCTCTGATGAAGTAGAAGACGTACAACTTGGCGCATTTCTAATGCTACTGAGGGTTAAAGAAGAAAGCGCAGAAGAGCTTGCCGGCTTTGTACAGGCAGTTAAAGAACACCTTAATGTTCAAACGACTGTAACCCCAGATCTGGACTGGTCTTCATACGCAGGCAAGCGTCGCCACCTTCCATGGTTTGTTCTAAGCGTTCTTTTACTTGCAGACAATGACTACAAAGTCTTTATGCACGGGGCCTCTGGTCACACCATCGGACGCATTTACACAGAGTCTGTACTGAATTATCTTGACCTACCTGTAACCACAGACTTCCAATCAGCAGAACAAGCACTAAACCAACACAATTTCTGCTACCTGCCACTGTCTTCATTCTGTCCTACGCTTCACAAAATCATCGAGCTCAGAAACACCCTTGGCCTCAGATCACCGGTTCACAGCCTATCTCGTTTAATTAATCCGTTAAATGCACCAAATGTAGTTCAAGGTATTTTCCACCCAGGATACAACCCGGTGCATCAAAAAGCCGGTCAGCTATTAGGCTATGAGAAACTGGCAGTCATTAAGGGTGAAGGCGGTGAAATTGAAAGAAACCCTGACGCTAAAGTTGAAGTAAGATCTTCTATCAATGATCAGCTTGTAGAGGAAGTTTGGCCACCATTGTTTGAGCAGCGCCATGTTCGTCCCGATGAGCTGGACATCGATTTACTACCCAAGCTTTGGAAAGGACAAATTCAAGACGAATACGCCGAAATGGCAGTCATCGGAACCACGGCATTTGCATTGCGTTTAATGCATCATGAGGAGTTGGATCAAAAAGCCGCTCTCAGTAGAGCCACCGAGTTCTGGCAAACAAGAAATAAAACGCTTCTATAG
- a CDS encoding TusE/DsrC/DsvC family sulfur relay protein — protein sequence MLVVNQQTIQTDKEGYLENIEDWNEDVAEALATSEQIELTDKHWEIIHVLREFYKTYETSPSARPLAKAVKASLGEEKANSIYLMTLFPESPAKQGAKIAGLPRPANCF from the coding sequence ATGCTCGTCGTAAACCAACAAACCATTCAAACAGACAAAGAAGGTTATCTGGAAAACATCGAAGATTGGAATGAAGATGTTGCAGAAGCCTTAGCAACATCAGAGCAGATAGAGCTCACAGATAAACACTGGGAAATCATTCATGTTCTGAGAGAGTTTTATAAAACTTATGAAACGTCGCCTTCAGCCAGACCGTTAGCCAAAGCAGTTAAAGCCTCTCTCGGAGAAGAAAAAGCGAACAGTATTTATTTAATGACCCTCTTCCCTGAAAGCCCTGCAAAACAAGGCGCTAAAATTGCTGGCCTACCAAGACCTGCAAACTGTTTCTGA
- the tusB gene encoding sulfurtransferase complex subunit TusB — protein sequence MNLHLVFSSPYKHSALQDCLKVVQKSDAILLIEDGVFAVSHPEYSDKLNCHPCYALESDLESRGINTPNSVAVINYDDFVELTLQFDKTISWR from the coding sequence ATGAATCTACACCTTGTATTTTCTTCACCCTATAAGCACTCTGCATTACAGGATTGCCTGAAAGTAGTCCAAAAATCAGATGCTATTCTCCTAATTGAAGACGGAGTTTTTGCTGTTTCTCACCCCGAATATTCAGACAAGCTTAATTGCCATCCGTGTTACGCACTTGAGAGCGACCTTGAAAGCAGAGGAATTAACACCCCAAACTCTGTAGCAGTGATCAACTATGACGACTTTGTAGAGCTGACACTTCAATTCGATAAAACAATCTCTTGGCGGTAA
- the tusC gene encoding sulfurtransferase complex subunit TusC produces MKKNILVIMRSAPYGTSSARDAIDFILTASAYDQEIRVLFIEDGIFQLLSQQKPTQDKQKRIASLISAFEMYDIEHVYFDRVSANERNLEEQQLLDCAKPADQKDIAELINLADTVLSF; encoded by the coding sequence ATGAAAAAAAATATTTTAGTCATAATGCGTTCAGCACCCTACGGCACCTCATCAGCAAGAGATGCTATTGATTTTATTTTAACCGCATCAGCATACGATCAAGAGATACGCGTACTTTTTATTGAAGATGGTATATTCCAGCTTCTCTCACAACAAAAACCTACTCAAGACAAGCAAAAACGAATTGCGTCACTTATCTCTGCATTCGAAATGTACGACATTGAGCATGTATATTTTGACCGAGTTAGTGCAAATGAGAGAAACCTTGAAGAACAACAGCTGTTGGATTGTGCAAAACCTGCTGACCAGAAAGACATTGCTGAACTTATCAACCTTGCCGATACCGTTTTAAGTTTTTAA
- the tusD gene encoding sulfurtransferase complex subunit TusD: protein MSDQSKTFSLFITSSPWSSQAHITALNFAKSIIKQNHKLYRVFFYGDATHVGTGAGVAPQDELDLPKEWQVLAEQNAVDLVICISAGIKRGILDSTEQTRYSAIASTINPGFELSGLGQMVDAIIQSDRVISF from the coding sequence ATGAGCGATCAAAGCAAAACATTCAGTTTATTTATCACTTCATCGCCCTGGTCTTCACAAGCCCACATTACCGCACTTAACTTTGCCAAAAGCATTATCAAACAGAATCACAAACTATACCGGGTGTTCTTTTATGGTGATGCCACCCATGTAGGTACAGGAGCAGGTGTTGCTCCGCAAGATGAACTTGATTTACCTAAAGAATGGCAAGTGTTAGCTGAACAGAATGCGGTTGATTTAGTGATATGCATCTCTGCAGGAATTAAGCGAGGCATTTTGGATTCAACCGAACAAACCCGCTATAGCGCCATTGCGTCCACCATTAACCCAGGTTTTGAGCTGTCTGGTTTGGGTCAAATGGTCGACGCCATCATTCAATCTGATCGTGTGATATCCTTCTAG
- a CDS encoding Bax inhibitor-1/YccA family protein, which translates to MSNEFQTYGQSYPSTEVKNKVLQNTYTLLAMTLAFSALTAFASMQFAMPQVPFFLHLIVFIGLLFAIEKTKNSGAGIALTFVFTGYMGYTLGPILNYYLSIPNGGQVVSSAFMMTAVAFLGLSAYAVTTKKDFSFLSNFILVGAVVLMVGVLTAWLFELQMLQLALCVGFVLFSSAVILWQTGEIVNGGETNYISATVTLYVSIYNLFLSLLQLLGAASDD; encoded by the coding sequence ATGAGCAACGAATTTCAGACTTACGGTCAATCTTATCCCTCAACGGAAGTGAAGAATAAGGTTCTACAGAACACCTATACTTTATTAGCCATGACTTTGGCCTTCAGTGCACTGACTGCATTTGCTTCAATGCAGTTTGCGATGCCACAAGTTCCTTTCTTTCTACATCTAATTGTTTTTATCGGCTTATTGTTCGCGATTGAAAAAACCAAGAACTCCGGTGCAGGCATTGCTCTAACCTTCGTTTTCACGGGTTATATGGGCTACACATTAGGTCCAATCCTAAATTATTACCTTTCTATCCCTAACGGCGGCCAAGTTGTTAGCTCTGCTTTTATGATGACAGCCGTTGCTTTCCTTGGCTTGTCAGCCTATGCCGTAACCACCAAGAAAGACTTTAGCTTCTTGTCTAACTTCATTCTTGTCGGTGCCGTAGTATTGATGGTTGGCGTTCTTACAGCATGGTTATTTGAATTACAAATGCTTCAACTCGCACTATGTGTTGGCTTCGTATTATTTTCCAGTGCAGTCATTCTTTGGCAAACAGGTGAAATTGTTAATGGCGGCGAAACCAACTACATCTCAGCCACAGTTACACTCTATGTTTCAATCTACAACCTTTTCTTGAGCTTACTACAGCTACTAGGTGCCGCTAGCGACGACTAA
- the uvrY gene encoding UvrY/SirA/GacA family response regulator transcription factor gives MIDVLVVDDHDLVRAGITRMLEDVSGIKVVGEAASGEDAIQKCRELHPNVVLMDIKMPGIGGLEATRKLYRIDPDIRVIAVTVCGDDPFPSRLLQAGAAGYVTKGADLDEMIQAIRVVKAGQRYISPEIAQKLALKPFSAEPDESPFDMLSEREIQIAMMIVNCYKVQEISDKLCLSPKTVNSYRYRIFDKLQISSDVELTLLAVRHGMIDAEQSSKQGVSA, from the coding sequence ATGATTGATGTTTTAGTAGTAGATGACCATGATCTGGTCCGCGCTGGTATTACCCGCATGCTGGAAGATGTATCTGGCATTAAAGTGGTGGGTGAGGCAGCTTCAGGAGAAGACGCGATACAAAAGTGTCGGGAACTTCATCCGAACGTTGTTTTGATGGATATTAAAATGCCAGGTATTGGCGGTCTTGAGGCTACTAGAAAGCTGTATCGAATCGATCCTGATATTCGTGTTATTGCAGTGACAGTGTGCGGAGATGATCCATTTCCATCAAGATTGTTACAAGCGGGTGCTGCTGGTTATGTGACTAAAGGTGCTGATCTTGATGAAATGATTCAGGCTATTCGGGTAGTCAAAGCGGGTCAGCGTTATATCAGTCCTGAGATTGCTCAAAAGCTTGCATTGAAACCGTTCAGTGCTGAACCGGATGAGTCTCCGTTTGATATGTTGTCAGAGCGAGAAATCCAAATTGCGATGATGATTGTTAATTGTTACAAGGTTCAGGAAATCTCTGACAAGTTATGTCTGAGTCCAAAAACCGTGAATAGCTACCGTTATCGTATTTTTGATAAATTACAGATCAGTAGTGATGTTGAACTAACGCTTCTGGCTGTTCGACATGGAATGATCGATGCTGAACAATCGAGTAAGCAAGGTGTTTCAGCTTAA
- the cspD gene encoding cold shock domain-containing protein CspD produces the protein MATGKVKWFNNAKGYGFIVSDSHDEDLFAHYSSIQMEGYKTLKAGQDVEFDTTPGDKGLHAINIRGFDSEVTAPEQSTSNTATKQTETVE, from the coding sequence ATGGCGACAGGAAAGGTCAAGTGGTTCAATAATGCTAAAGGTTACGGCTTTATTGTATCTGACTCACATGACGAAGATTTATTTGCACACTACTCTTCCATTCAGATGGAAGGCTATAAAACCTTGAAAGCTGGCCAAGATGTTGAGTTCGATACAACACCTGGCGACAAAGGCCTACACGCTATCAATATCCGAGGTTTCGATAGCGAAGTAACAGCACCAGAACAATCCACTTCAAATACTGCAACCAAGCAGACAGAAACAGTCGAATAG
- the clpS gene encoding ATP-dependent Clp protease adapter ClpS: MSSGFGDDQEFGFGTGLATAPSETELKPPSMYRVVLMNDDYTPMDFVIEVLMVFFSMDEQKATDVMLTVHTKGKGVCGVFSKDVAETKAHMVNDYSRQNQHPLLCEVEVAE; this comes from the coding sequence ATGTCGAGTGGATTTGGAGATGATCAAGAGTTCGGGTTTGGTACCGGGCTGGCGACCGCTCCATCGGAGACTGAACTTAAACCTCCCTCAATGTATAGAGTTGTTTTAATGAACGACGACTATACCCCGATGGATTTCGTGATCGAAGTTCTGATGGTGTTTTTTAGTATGGATGAGCAAAAAGCAACGGATGTAATGCTGACTGTTCATACCAAAGGTAAAGGCGTCTGCGGGGTGTTTAGTAAGGATGTGGCTGAAACAAAAGCTCATATGGTAAACGACTATTCAAGGCAAAATCAGCACCCACTTCTTTGTGAAGTTGAAGTTGCAGAATAA
- the clpA gene encoding ATP-dependent Clp protease ATP-binding subunit ClpA — protein MLSKDLELTLNVAFKEARTKRHEFMTVEHLLLALLDNDAASSVLKACGTDISKLRADLLEFVDSTTPLIPEADEDRETQPTLGFQRVLQRAVFHVQSSGKSEVTGANVLVAIFSEQESQAVYYLKQQNVARIDVVNYISHGISKVSDGDHQEEGLGSTESQEEGASADSSESPLEAYATNLNVLAQEGKIDPLIGRDKEVERVIQVLSRRRKNNPLLVGESGVGKTAIAEGLARLIVEGNVPDVIKDGVVFSLDLGALLAGTKYRGDFEKRFKALLAELKKKAHAILFIDEIHTIIGAGAASGGVMDASNLLKPLLSGGEIRCIGSTTFTEFRGIFEKDSALARRFQKIDVVQPSVEDTFEILKGLKDRFEDYHHVKYDEEALHAAAELSERYINDRHLPDKAIDVIDEVGAYQKLLPEELRKNRIEVSDVESIVANIARIPPKSVSSDDKDLLKNLDGELKKEVYGQDEAIDTLSSAIKLSRAGLKSPEKPMGSFIFAGPTGVGKTEVTRKLAEVLGIELVRFDMSEYMESHTVSRLIGAPPGYVGYDQGGLLTEAVNKTPHCVLLLDEIEKAHPEVFNLLLQVMDHGTLTDNNGRKADFRNVVLVMTTNAGAEVMSRRSIGFASQDHSTDGMEELKKTFTPEFRNRLDAVIQFAPLSVDIIQNVVDKFVGELQAQLDDRDVVLHLDQTAKVWLAEHGYDEKMGARPMSRLIQDELKKPLAESILFGELAESGGDVFITADEEGIKLSVEAHEAV, from the coding sequence ATGCTCAGTAAAGATCTAGAGCTAACTCTGAATGTTGCTTTCAAGGAGGCAAGGACTAAACGTCATGAGTTTATGACGGTTGAGCATTTGCTCTTGGCGCTTCTTGATAATGATGCAGCTTCTAGTGTGCTAAAAGCATGTGGTACGGATATATCAAAACTAAGGGCTGATTTGTTGGAATTTGTCGATTCTACGACACCGTTGATTCCTGAGGCTGATGAGGATAGGGAAACTCAGCCAACATTAGGGTTTCAACGCGTTCTTCAAAGAGCGGTATTTCATGTTCAATCTTCAGGAAAGTCTGAAGTTACTGGTGCCAATGTACTGGTTGCTATATTTAGTGAGCAGGAGAGTCAGGCTGTTTATTACCTAAAACAGCAGAACGTTGCTCGTATAGATGTCGTTAATTACATCTCTCATGGAATTTCAAAAGTTTCTGATGGTGATCATCAAGAAGAAGGACTAGGTTCTACTGAATCTCAAGAGGAAGGCGCAAGCGCTGATTCTTCGGAAAGTCCTTTGGAAGCTTACGCTACGAATCTTAATGTGCTTGCTCAGGAAGGAAAAATTGATCCTCTGATTGGGCGAGACAAAGAAGTTGAGCGTGTTATTCAGGTTCTGTCCCGCAGACGGAAGAACAATCCTTTGTTGGTGGGTGAAAGTGGCGTTGGTAAGACAGCCATTGCAGAAGGACTGGCGCGTCTTATTGTTGAAGGTAATGTGCCTGATGTCATCAAAGACGGAGTGGTCTTTTCATTGGATCTGGGTGCTTTACTTGCTGGCACGAAGTACCGTGGCGACTTTGAGAAGCGTTTCAAGGCTTTGCTTGCTGAGCTTAAAAAGAAAGCGCATGCGATTTTATTCATAGATGAAATTCATACCATTATCGGTGCAGGTGCTGCATCTGGTGGTGTGATGGATGCGTCTAATCTTTTAAAACCTTTGCTGAGTGGCGGTGAAATTCGTTGTATTGGTTCTACGACCTTTACCGAGTTTAGAGGTATCTTTGAGAAAGACAGTGCGTTGGCGCGTCGATTCCAGAAAATTGATGTCGTTCAGCCATCAGTTGAGGATACTTTTGAGATCTTAAAAGGCTTGAAGGATCGTTTCGAAGACTATCATCACGTGAAGTACGATGAAGAGGCGCTTCATGCGGCAGCCGAGCTTTCTGAGCGTTACATCAATGATCGACATCTTCCTGATAAGGCCATTGATGTTATTGATGAGGTCGGTGCTTATCAGAAGCTGCTACCGGAAGAGTTGCGCAAAAATCGAATTGAAGTTTCTGACGTAGAATCGATTGTTGCGAATATCGCCCGTATTCCACCTAAGAGTGTTTCTTCGGACGATAAAGATCTTCTCAAAAACCTTGATGGTGAATTGAAGAAAGAAGTTTATGGTCAGGATGAAGCTATTGATACTCTTTCTTCGGCAATTAAGCTCTCGCGTGCTGGTCTTAAATCACCAGAGAAGCCAATGGGGTCGTTTATCTTTGCTGGTCCTACTGGGGTGGGTAAGACAGAGGTTACTCGCAAGTTGGCGGAAGTCTTGGGTATTGAGCTGGTCCGGTTTGATATGTCTGAGTACATGGAAAGTCATACCGTATCTCGCTTGATTGGTGCTCCTCCTGGATACGTTGGTTACGATCAGGGTGGTTTACTAACCGAGGCGGTAAATAAAACGCCTCACTGTGTGTTATTGCTTGATGAGATTGAGAAGGCGCACCCGGAAGTATTCAACCTGCTTTTGCAAGTGATGGACCATGGTACGTTAACCGATAATAACGGGCGTAAAGCTGATTTCCGTAATGTCGTGTTGGTTATGACGACCAATGCGGGGGCTGAGGTCATGAGTCGTAGATCTATTGGTTTTGCCTCTCAGGATCACAGTACCGATGGTATGGAAGAGCTTAAGAAGACGTTCACACCTGAGTTCAGAAACCGTTTGGATGCGGTAATTCAGTTTGCACCTCTAAGTGTCGATATCATTCAAAATGTGGTTGATAAGTTCGTTGGTGAGCTACAGGCACAGTTGGATGATAGAGATGTTGTTCTTCATCTGGATCAAACTGCTAAGGTTTGGTTGGCTGAGCATGGCTATGATGAAAAAATGGGTGCTCGACCAATGTCTCGATTGATACAGGATGAGCTTAAAAAGCCACTGGCTGAGAGTATTTTGTTCGGAGAGTTGGCTGAATCAGGAGGGGATGTCTTTATTACGGCTGACGAAGAGGGAATTAAATTGTCAGTTGAGGCACACGAAGCGGTTTAG
- the infA gene encoding translation initiation factor IF-1 → MAKEDHFEMEGTVVDTLPNTMFRVELENGHVVTAHISGKMRKNYIRILTGDKVKVELTPYDLSKGRIVYRAR, encoded by the coding sequence ATGGCAAAAGAAGACCATTTTGAGATGGAAGGAACGGTTGTTGATACCCTTCCAAATACTATGTTCCGCGTTGAATTAGAAAACGGCCACGTAGTAACTGCGCATATCTCAGGTAAAATGCGTAAAAACTACATCCGTATTCTTACTGGCGACAAAGTTAAAGTGGAACTTACACCATACGACCTTAGCAAAGGCCGCATCGTGTATCGCGCTCGCTAA
- a CDS encoding arginyltransferase, whose translation MEIKLYQSIDSPCNYLEGLESSSLIVDPDLPITQELTTAMSQMGYRRSGNMLYKPQCDGCNACQSSRIRLKDFKLSKSQKRILNKAKHLTFSIREADFNESDFSLYKKYIELRHSDGDMYPPDRQQYESFLCKNFGFNFFLEIKLEDQTIAINQFDSLSDGLSAVYTFFDPDYDYLSLGVISVLQLISISKQVGHPYLYLGYYIQNCSKMNYKSKYQPLELFINGNWKDFELN comes from the coding sequence ATGGAAATTAAGCTATACCAATCCATTGATAGCCCCTGCAATTATCTAGAAGGTTTAGAAAGCAGCTCATTAATTGTTGACCCTGACTTACCCATAACCCAAGAACTTACTACCGCCATGAGCCAAATGGGTTACAGAAGAAGCGGAAACATGCTCTACAAGCCGCAATGTGACGGCTGTAACGCCTGCCAATCGTCCAGAATAAGACTCAAAGATTTTAAGCTAAGTAAAAGCCAAAAAAGAATCTTGAATAAAGCAAAGCATCTGACCTTCTCTATCAGAGAAGCAGATTTTAATGAATCTGATTTTTCTCTCTATAAAAAGTACATTGAATTAAGACACTCAGACGGTGACATGTACCCGCCTGATAGACAACAATACGAAAGTTTTTTATGCAAAAACTTTGGCTTTAATTTCTTTTTAGAAATAAAACTTGAAGATCAAACCATCGCCATCAACCAATTTGACTCATTAAGTGACGGATTGTCGGCGGTTTATACCTTTTTCGACCCCGATTACGATTACCTAAGCTTGGGGGTTATCAGTGTCCTTCAGCTTATAAGCATCTCTAAACAAGTTGGACACCCTTATCTGTATTTGGGCTATTACATCCAAAACTGCTCAAAAATGAACTATAAATCCAAGTACCAACCTCTGGAATTATTTATTAACGGCAACTGGAAAGATTTTGAACTAAATTAA
- the aat gene encoding leucyl/phenylalanyl-tRNA--protein transferase — protein MYITWLDDNSYDFPSTEEALDDPNGLLAAGGDLAPKRLLNAYSQGIFPWFSEDEPIMWWSPSPRCVLLPEQFYASKSLKKLFRQSKYSIRSNTCFDAVIEECSKERKDQNGTWITDDMKEAYNVLHHLGYAHSIEVFNNQVLVGGLYGVAIGGIFFGESMFSKKSNTSKLALYALSEFMKNQNLLLIDCQVTSSHLVSLGAIEIQRAEFEKHLSNNLDRFGMSTMKVDLTLL, from the coding sequence ATGTACATTACCTGGTTAGACGACAATAGCTATGACTTCCCTAGCACCGAAGAAGCACTTGATGATCCAAATGGATTATTAGCTGCAGGTGGAGATCTCGCTCCCAAGCGACTACTCAATGCCTATTCTCAAGGCATATTCCCCTGGTTTTCTGAAGATGAACCAATTATGTGGTGGTCACCAAGCCCAAGATGCGTGTTACTCCCTGAGCAGTTTTATGCATCCAAGAGCTTAAAAAAGTTATTCCGACAATCAAAGTATTCAATTCGCAGCAACACATGTTTTGATGCCGTTATAGAGGAATGCAGCAAAGAACGAAAAGACCAGAATGGCACCTGGATTACCGACGACATGAAAGAAGCATACAACGTGCTCCATCACTTGGGATATGCTCACTCAATCGAGGTTTTTAATAATCAAGTACTTGTTGGCGGCCTTTATGGTGTTGCCATTGGTGGGATTTTTTTTGGAGAGTCCATGTTCTCAAAGAAATCCAATACATCCAAACTGGCTCTATACGCACTTAGCGAATTTATGAAAAACCAGAATCTCCTTCTCATTGACTGCCAAGTAACAAGCAGTCACCTGGTTAGTTTAGGTGCCATAGAAATCCAAAGAGCGGAATTCGAGAAACACCTTTCTAACAATCTAGACCGCTTTGGAATGTCTACAATGAAAGTAGACCTAACCCTTCTTTAG
- a CDS encoding DUF2846 domain-containing protein has translation MNTYLKIIILTFSVFVLSACSSQDTVPTLLGFNEEVLDSSESRLVIYREPVQEVEKKSPYLYINNQSYGQFKDNYYSVVSVESGFYHLTVKEIDSITNLYGEDDWPVRPKTLAVSIAPGQEKFIRYTVRINDSVFDWYDAVFEEVPREKAMQDLDFMARQR, from the coding sequence ATGAACACTTATTTGAAGATTATTATACTCACATTTTCCGTGTTTGTGCTCTCAGCGTGTTCCTCACAGGATACGGTTCCGACTCTGCTTGGTTTTAATGAAGAGGTCTTGGACTCATCCGAAAGTAGGCTAGTGATCTACAGAGAGCCTGTGCAAGAGGTTGAGAAGAAGTCTCCATATCTTTACATTAATAACCAGAGTTATGGCCAGTTTAAAGATAATTATTATTCTGTCGTATCTGTTGAGTCTGGTTTTTATCACCTGACGGTGAAGGAAATTGATTCGATAACGAATCTTTATGGTGAGGACGATTGGCCTGTAAGGCCCAAGACATTGGCGGTTTCTATTGCGCCCGGTCAGGAAAAATTTATCCGTTACACGGTGCGAATAAATGATTCCGTATTTGATTGGTATGATGCTGTTTTTGAAGAAGTCCCCAGAGAAAAAGCCATGCAAGATCTGGACTTTATGGCGAGACAAAGGTAG